Proteins from one Chitinophaga oryzae genomic window:
- a CDS encoding RagB/SusD family nutrient uptake outer membrane protein, producing the protein MQQYKNALSKRVTWLGLVLTAWVLTGSCSKNLDQVPVDTATKDAIFGSEDGMKLYSNSFYDVLPGINDIYKADNMADYSAVNAVPDFLRQGAYTSRTATGWDWKNLRNINYFIANCNNPKIPQAVRNNYLGLARFFRAWFYFDKVKRFGNVPWIGKPFEVNDENLYAGRDPRTLIMDSVVADLDFAAANIALANDPTCSQITKNVVLGFKSRVCLFEGTFRRYQTSYNLMATAPEWLKAAATAAKAVMDSKAFSLNQGGGTTQSYRQLFISNAPVAAEVMLANIASASLGVFNDANWWYTSSTYGARLSFTRTFINTYLNIDGTPFTNINRYDTLPFLKETQGRDKRLQQTIRMSGYTRTSNGATIAAPPVFSYVYTGYMPIKWSLDDTFFDNGANNTNAISLMRYAEILLNYAEAQAELGLLSDDDWSKTVGALRARAGITSGTTARPVTVDAYMKANYFNDITDPSLMEIRRERGIELVLEGFRFYDLVRWKKGDLLAKSWNGMYVPALDVPMDLNGDGVNDVYFYKTPPANQQKGITYINVSEIANNVTNPQQLSNGNSGEIHWLDNVQKEWKDYKYLYPVPYTDLQLNPRLGQNPGWEE; encoded by the coding sequence ATGCAACAATATAAGAACGCACTTTCCAAAAGGGTAACCTGGCTGGGGCTGGTGCTGACGGCATGGGTGCTCACCGGAAGTTGCTCCAAAAACCTGGACCAGGTACCGGTGGATACCGCCACCAAAGACGCCATCTTCGGTAGCGAAGACGGAATGAAACTCTATTCCAATTCTTTCTATGACGTACTGCCGGGTATCAACGATATCTATAAGGCAGATAATATGGCAGACTACAGCGCTGTTAACGCCGTGCCCGACTTCCTGCGCCAGGGCGCTTATACCTCCCGGACCGCCACCGGCTGGGACTGGAAGAACCTGCGTAACATCAACTATTTCATCGCCAACTGCAACAATCCCAAAATACCGCAGGCCGTCAGGAACAACTATCTCGGACTGGCCCGTTTCTTCCGCGCCTGGTTTTATTTCGATAAAGTGAAACGGTTTGGTAATGTGCCCTGGATCGGTAAACCATTTGAGGTAAACGACGAGAACCTGTATGCAGGCCGCGATCCGCGCACCCTCATCATGGACTCCGTAGTGGCCGACCTTGATTTTGCTGCTGCCAACATCGCGCTGGCCAACGACCCTACCTGTAGCCAGATCACTAAAAACGTAGTCCTCGGGTTTAAGTCAAGGGTATGCCTGTTTGAAGGAACTTTCCGGAGGTACCAGACATCCTACAACCTGATGGCGACCGCACCTGAATGGCTGAAAGCTGCGGCCACCGCTGCAAAGGCCGTGATGGACAGCAAAGCTTTCTCGCTGAACCAGGGCGGCGGCACTACCCAGTCCTACCGCCAGCTGTTTATCAGCAACGCGCCGGTAGCGGCAGAAGTAATGCTCGCCAATATCGCCAGCGCCAGCCTGGGGGTATTCAACGATGCCAACTGGTGGTACACCAGCTCTACCTATGGCGCACGCCTGAGCTTCACGCGTACGTTTATCAATACCTACCTGAATATCGACGGCACGCCCTTCACCAATATCAACCGCTATGACACGCTGCCTTTCCTTAAAGAAACACAGGGCCGCGATAAACGCCTGCAGCAGACGATCCGTATGAGCGGGTATACCCGCACCAGCAACGGCGCTACCATTGCGGCGCCTCCGGTATTTTCGTATGTCTATACAGGCTATATGCCGATCAAATGGAGCCTGGATGATACCTTCTTTGATAACGGCGCCAATAATACCAACGCGATCAGCCTGATGCGCTACGCTGAAATCCTGCTCAACTATGCCGAGGCGCAGGCCGAACTGGGCCTGCTGTCGGATGACGACTGGAGCAAAACAGTAGGCGCTTTGCGTGCACGCGCGGGTATTACCAGCGGAACAACAGCCAGACCGGTTACCGTAGACGCCTATATGAAAGCCAATTACTTCAATGACATCACAGACCCGTCGCTGATGGAAATCAGGAGAGAAAGAGGGATTGAGCTGGTGCTCGAAGGCTTCCGCTTCTATGATCTGGTAAGATGGAAAAAGGGTGATCTGCTGGCCAAATCATGGAACGGTATGTACGTGCCGGCGCTGGATGTGCCCATGGACCTCAACGGTGACGGGGTGAATGACGTATACTTCTACAAAACGCCGCCGGCCAATCAGCAGAAGGGGATTACCTATATCAACGTGTCGGAGATAGCCAACAACGTAACGAACCCACAGCAGCTGAGTAATGGCAATTCCGGTGAAATCCACTGGCTGGATAATGTACAGAAGGAATGGAAAGATTACAAGTATCTTTATCCTGTTCCTTATACAGACCTTCAGTTGAATCCCAGGCTGGGACAGAATCCTGGTTGGGAGGAATAG
- a CDS encoding GH92 family glycosyl hydrolase, producing the protein MQKHLFFQLLVALFFFGGCRPAPEDYMDPAIGNIATLLKPTRPVIQLPNEMVRVYPLRRDGADDQITGFPLQVAAHNDGALFIMKPSSRPLSPAEWQRCCTYDPVQEVIHPWYYSTMLIEDSIRVEFAPGSKTGVYRFSFPENADRKLLFTAPLNFSGNTFTARTFFHGDVPVYVYGRFNTAITAGLVSDTLSCVRFPHRKERVVVLQYAISYVSTTQAKQHFQKEMEGRDMETVIAEGRGRWHAVATQVQVEGGTVAQRRSFYTALYRCHERMVNITEDGVYYSGYNKKVNLARRSFYVDDATWDTYQALHPLRMILHPEQEEDMLDAYVTMYEQSGWMPTFPRLYGDHPCMNGFHSTVIFLDAWRKGLKIPRMAAAYEGMRKNALSATMLPWRNGPAGALDSFYQAKGYYPALRPGDTETVAGVHPFEKRQAVAVTLGHSYDDWALSQLAADLHRYDDQRLFAARAENFRRLWHDSVRFFLPKDNAGRWIMIDPAWDGGPGGRDYYDENNGWTYLWAVQHNIPALVRLMGGEKAFERRLDELFHTVPAMPRYDFWHRFPDATGLVGQFSMGNEPGFHIPYLYNYVGAAWKTQRQVRMLLDLWFKDNVFGIPGDEDGGGMSAFVVFSSLGFYPVTPGVPVYAIGSPVFRKATIRLPQGKRFILIARHCSEVNQYIRRAWLNGEILHSPFFTHQQLMEGGTLELEMGPFPERRWGASIHAPLCR; encoded by the coding sequence ATGCAAAAGCACTTGTTTTTTCAGTTGCTGGTAGCCCTGTTTTTTTTCGGTGGCTGCAGGCCGGCGCCGGAAGATTATATGGACCCTGCTATCGGCAACATCGCCACGTTATTGAAACCTACCCGCCCGGTTATCCAGTTGCCCAACGAAATGGTCCGCGTATATCCGTTGAGGAGAGACGGCGCCGATGATCAGATAACCGGTTTCCCGCTACAGGTGGCAGCGCACAACGATGGAGCGCTGTTTATCATGAAGCCTTCTTCCAGGCCGCTTTCTCCTGCCGAATGGCAGCGTTGCTGTACTTATGACCCTGTACAGGAGGTGATACACCCCTGGTATTACAGCACGATGCTGATAGAAGACAGCATCCGCGTGGAGTTTGCGCCCGGAAGCAAAACAGGTGTGTATCGTTTTTCTTTTCCGGAAAATGCCGACCGTAAATTATTATTCACTGCCCCATTAAATTTTTCGGGAAATACGTTTACTGCCAGGACATTTTTTCATGGTGATGTTCCGGTGTACGTATATGGCAGATTTAATACAGCCATAACGGCAGGGCTCGTGTCAGATACTTTATCCTGTGTGCGGTTCCCGCACCGGAAAGAACGGGTTGTTGTTTTACAGTATGCTATTTCCTATGTCAGTACAACACAGGCAAAGCAGCATTTTCAAAAGGAAATGGAAGGGCGTGACATGGAAACAGTCATTGCAGAAGGTCGGGGCCGCTGGCATGCGGTGGCTACCCAGGTGCAGGTGGAAGGCGGCACTGTGGCGCAACGCCGGTCATTTTATACTGCATTGTACCGTTGTCATGAACGAATGGTCAATATCACCGAAGATGGTGTTTATTACAGCGGCTACAATAAGAAAGTCAACCTGGCCCGCCGGTCTTTTTATGTAGATGACGCCACATGGGACACTTATCAGGCGTTGCATCCGCTGCGCATGATCCTGCATCCGGAGCAGGAAGAGGATATGCTCGACGCTTATGTGACGATGTATGAACAAAGCGGATGGATGCCCACTTTTCCGCGGTTGTATGGAGACCATCCCTGCATGAATGGTTTTCACAGCACTGTTATTTTCCTGGATGCCTGGCGGAAGGGATTGAAAATACCGCGGATGGCGGCTGCTTACGAAGGCATGAGAAAAAATGCGCTCAGCGCAACGATGCTGCCCTGGCGGAACGGACCCGCCGGCGCGCTGGACAGCTTCTACCAGGCAAAGGGCTATTACCCGGCATTGCGGCCGGGCGATACCGAAACGGTGGCCGGAGTGCATCCGTTCGAAAAGCGGCAGGCGGTGGCAGTTACCCTGGGGCATAGTTATGACGACTGGGCGCTGTCGCAGCTGGCGGCGGACCTGCACCGGTATGACGATCAGCGGCTGTTCGCCGCACGCGCAGAAAATTTCCGGCGGCTGTGGCATGACAGCGTTCGTTTTTTTCTGCCGAAAGACAATGCCGGCAGGTGGATCATGATTGACCCTGCATGGGATGGCGGCCCTGGCGGCCGTGATTATTACGATGAGAACAATGGCTGGACTTATCTCTGGGCGGTACAGCATAATATCCCGGCGCTGGTCCGGCTGATGGGAGGCGAAAAAGCTTTTGAACGGCGGCTGGATGAGCTTTTCCATACGGTGCCGGCTATGCCGCGCTACGATTTCTGGCATCGTTTCCCGGATGCTACCGGCCTGGTTGGACAGTTTTCGATGGGCAATGAGCCGGGGTTTCACATCCCCTATCTGTACAACTATGTAGGAGCTGCATGGAAAACGCAACGGCAGGTGCGCATGCTGCTGGACCTGTGGTTTAAGGATAATGTGTTTGGTATTCCCGGAGATGAGGACGGCGGAGGGATGAGTGCGTTTGTGGTGTTTTCTTCATTGGGATTTTATCCTGTCACGCCGGGCGTGCCTGTTTATGCTATCGGGAGTCCGGTGTTCCGTAAGGCTACGATTCGGTTACCTCAAGGTAAGCGGTTTATATTGATTGCGCGGCATTGTTCGGAGGTGAATCAGTATATCCGGCGGGCGTGGCTGAACGGGGAGATATTGCATTCGCCTTTTTTCACGCATCAGCAGTTGATGGAAGGAGGCACGCTGGAGCTGGAGATGGGACCTTTCCCTGAGAGGCGCTGGGGTGCGAGTATTCATGCGCCGCTTTGCAGGTGA
- a CDS encoding SusC/RagA family TonB-linked outer membrane protein — translation MKRWLYMLLLLSYAYGSSAQSLPLKGRVLDEGGQPLPGVTVKVLGTSSGTSTDPKGDFSLNTPAGARLVFSFVGYRPDTVPVGNQTFIQVSLKTNVSSLSDVVVVGYGTQKKVNLTGAVTQVSAKALENRPLPNLSQGLQGVVPNLNLVPGDGKPTQAPAYNVRGITSIGQGGNALVLIDGVEGDPSMLNPADVTSVTVLKDAASAAIYGARGAFGVVLFTTKTPVKDKLSVTYSTNYSLKKPTTVPDVVSDGYEYAKNFNEAWTAWNDYSQVPQNINKTQPFSQAYLAALKERAENPGLPKTIVNGAGNYEYYGNTDWYDLLYKDHTSATEHNLSVSGSSGKASYYITGRYYGQEGLFRFNSDDYKMYNLRAKGAIQLFPFLNVYNSTEFSSRDYHNPLNVGEGGGIWRNLADEGHPSSMLFNPDGTLTYSAAYTVGDFFYGKNGIDLNKQVFRNTTGFSADIYKDKLRLKGDFTVQNTADNQKRLRVPVPYSNAPGAIAYVGLGYNDLMMSNYNTLYLASNIYTEYETRFGDAHYFKAMAGFNYEQSTYKGFSTTRNGLVYSDAKDMNLALGTNINTAGGYERWAIMGEFFRLNYAYKDRYLLEVNGRYDGSSKFPSSQRYAFFPSVSAGWRLSKEAFWHLPETAISDLKIRGSYGSLGNGNIKSYAFQEKLEIKQSGRVINGVRPQQTTQPVVLPDGLTWETSTTRNLGLDVAALSNRLTFTGDVYTRVTKNMFTVGQTLPAVFGTEVPKGNYADLKTNGWEIALGWRDQFNVASKPLHYSVNATLANYSAVITKYNNTNDKLTDWYTGKKVGEIWGYVNDGYWTQENYKAAAKAQALFKASNSGQWLPGDIRFKDLNGDGIINNGANTLSNHGDLTIIGDSLPHYTYGINLSADWNNIFFSVFFQGVGKQDWWPGAESDVFWGQYNRPYNYMPKSQIGNIWSEDNQDAYFPRYRGYVAQNSAGELKAQQSKYLQNAAYIRLKNIQIGYNLPKALISRARLNAARVFLSAENLWSWSPMYRITRDLDVESIGRSDTVTDSGNSGNGNNYPILKSFTLGLSVTL, via the coding sequence ATGAAAAGATGGTTATACATGCTATTGCTGTTGTCTTATGCCTACGGCAGTTCGGCACAATCCCTTCCGCTGAAGGGGCGGGTGCTGGATGAAGGTGGGCAACCGCTGCCGGGCGTAACGGTGAAAGTGCTGGGCACCTCGTCCGGTACCAGCACCGACCCCAAAGGCGATTTTTCACTGAACACCCCGGCCGGCGCCCGGCTGGTTTTCAGCTTCGTCGGCTATCGTCCGGACACCGTGCCGGTCGGTAATCAAACCTTTATCCAGGTGTCTCTGAAAACCAATGTGTCTTCCCTCAGTGATGTGGTGGTCGTAGGGTATGGCACCCAGAAAAAAGTAAACCTTACCGGCGCGGTGACCCAGGTGTCTGCCAAAGCGCTGGAGAACCGCCCGCTGCCCAACCTGAGCCAGGGGCTGCAGGGGGTGGTGCCCAACCTCAACCTCGTGCCCGGCGACGGTAAGCCTACACAGGCTCCTGCTTATAACGTGCGTGGTATTACTTCCATCGGACAGGGCGGCAACGCGCTCGTGCTCATCGATGGCGTGGAGGGCGATCCCAGCATGCTCAATCCTGCGGACGTTACCAGCGTCACCGTATTGAAAGACGCGGCCTCCGCTGCCATTTACGGCGCCCGCGGCGCCTTCGGCGTGGTATTGTTCACTACCAAAACACCGGTGAAAGACAAACTGAGCGTTACCTACTCCACCAACTACTCCCTGAAAAAGCCCACGACCGTGCCGGACGTGGTCAGCGACGGCTATGAATACGCCAAAAACTTCAACGAAGCCTGGACCGCCTGGAACGACTATTCACAGGTGCCACAGAATATCAATAAAACACAACCTTTCTCACAGGCCTACCTGGCTGCGCTGAAGGAACGTGCAGAAAACCCCGGCCTGCCGAAAACAATCGTCAACGGCGCAGGTAACTATGAATATTACGGCAACACCGACTGGTACGACCTGTTATATAAGGACCATACCAGCGCTACGGAACATAACCTCTCCGTTTCCGGCAGCAGCGGTAAAGCCAGCTATTACATCACCGGCAGGTATTATGGGCAGGAAGGCTTGTTCCGCTTTAATTCCGACGACTATAAGATGTACAACCTGCGGGCGAAGGGCGCCATCCAGCTGTTCCCTTTCCTGAATGTGTACAACAGCACCGAGTTCTCCAGCAGGGATTATCACAACCCGCTCAATGTGGGCGAAGGCGGCGGTATCTGGCGTAACCTTGCGGACGAAGGGCACCCCTCCTCCATGCTCTTTAACCCCGATGGCACCCTCACTTACTCCGCCGCCTATACGGTGGGTGATTTCTTCTATGGTAAAAATGGTATTGACCTGAACAAACAGGTGTTCAGAAACACTACCGGGTTCTCAGCAGATATATATAAGGACAAACTACGACTGAAAGGTGACTTCACCGTACAAAACACGGCCGATAATCAAAAACGTTTGCGCGTGCCCGTTCCCTACAGCAACGCGCCGGGGGCCATCGCTTACGTAGGTCTCGGTTATAATGATCTCATGATGAGTAATTATAATACCCTTTATCTGGCCTCCAATATCTATACAGAATATGAAACACGCTTTGGTGATGCCCATTACTTCAAAGCCATGGCTGGTTTCAACTATGAGCAGTCTACCTACAAAGGATTCTCTACCACCCGTAACGGCCTTGTGTACAGCGACGCTAAAGACATGAACCTCGCACTGGGCACCAATATCAACACTGCCGGCGGATATGAACGCTGGGCTATCATGGGTGAATTCTTCCGTTTGAACTACGCTTATAAAGACCGTTACCTGCTGGAAGTTAACGGCCGTTACGACGGATCGTCAAAGTTCCCTTCCAGCCAGCGCTACGCTTTCTTCCCTTCCGTATCTGCCGGCTGGCGTCTCTCCAAAGAAGCTTTCTGGCATCTTCCGGAAACAGCAATTTCCGATCTGAAGATCAGGGGCTCCTACGGTTCTCTCGGTAATGGTAATATCAAATCCTACGCCTTCCAGGAGAAGCTGGAGATCAAACAATCCGGCAGGGTGATCAACGGCGTGCGTCCGCAGCAGACTACCCAACCGGTAGTACTGCCCGACGGCCTCACCTGGGAAACGTCTACCACCCGCAACCTTGGCCTGGATGTGGCGGCGCTGAGCAATCGTCTCACTTTTACCGGTGACGTATACACGCGGGTAACAAAAAATATGTTCACCGTTGGCCAGACACTGCCGGCCGTTTTCGGGACAGAGGTGCCCAAAGGCAACTATGCTGATCTGAAAACCAACGGATGGGAAATTGCACTCGGCTGGCGCGATCAGTTCAACGTAGCCTCCAAACCGCTGCATTACAGCGTTAACGCCACTTTGGCCAACTATAGCGCAGTGATCACCAAATACAATAATACCAACGATAAGCTGACCGACTGGTATACCGGTAAAAAAGTAGGTGAAATATGGGGGTATGTCAATGATGGTTACTGGACACAGGAAAACTATAAGGCTGCTGCCAAAGCGCAGGCGCTCTTCAAGGCTTCCAACTCCGGCCAGTGGCTGCCCGGCGACATCCGGTTCAAAGACCTCAACGGCGACGGTATCATTAATAACGGCGCCAACACCCTGAGCAATCACGGCGATCTGACCATCATCGGCGATTCTCTGCCGCACTACACCTACGGCATCAACCTCAGCGCCGACTGGAACAATATCTTCTTCAGCGTTTTCTTCCAGGGCGTCGGCAAACAGGACTGGTGGCCCGGAGCAGAATCTGATGTTTTCTGGGGACAGTACAACAGGCCGTACAACTATATGCCTAAATCGCAGATCGGCAACATCTGGTCTGAAGACAACCAGGACGCTTACTTCCCGCGCTATCGTGGTTATGTGGCGCAGAACAGCGCCGGCGAGCTTAAAGCACAACAATCCAAATACCTCCAGAACGCAGCCTACATCCGCCTGAAAAATATACAGATCGGCTACAACCTGCCCAAGGCGCTGATTTCAAGAGCCAGGCTCAATGCTGCCAGGGTGTTCCTTTCTGCTGAAAACCTCTGGTCCTGGTCGCCGATGTACCGCATCACCCGTGATCTTGACGTGGAAAGCATCGGCCGCTCCGATACCGTTACAGATTCCGGTAACTCCGGCAACGGGAACAACTACCCCATCCTGAAAAGTTTCACGCTGGGCCTCAGTGTTACGCTTTGA
- a CDS encoding PepSY-like domain-containing protein — translation MKKLTLIFCAVLITSGITFAQQKKSGKKTKTVAKKVEAPAAVKSSFDQTFAGTTDAKWKKTSAGHWSVSFHKDNIQTIAEYDADGKWIATRSAYDAQTLPESVAGTLKAKYPAATIKDGWKIERADVAAYYKVNIQDNGADKAVLLNDAGTVTE, via the coding sequence ATGAAAAAGTTGACGTTAATTTTTTGTGCAGTATTGATCACTTCCGGCATAACTTTTGCACAGCAAAAAAAATCAGGCAAGAAAACAAAAACAGTTGCGAAAAAGGTGGAAGCACCTGCAGCAGTTAAAAGTTCTTTTGATCAAACTTTTGCCGGAACTACAGACGCCAAGTGGAAGAAGACAAGTGCAGGCCACTGGAGCGTAAGTTTCCATAAAGACAACATACAAACAATAGCAGAGTATGACGCGGATGGCAAATGGATTGCCACCAGGAGCGCATATGACGCACAAACTCTGCCGGAATCAGTGGCTGGTACGCTGAAAGCAAAATATCCGGCAGCCACCATAAAAGATGGCTGGAAAATTGAGAGAGCAGATGTAGCTGCTTACTACAAAGTAAACATTCAGGACAATGGTGCAGACAAAGCAGTGCTGTTGAATGATGCAGGCACCGTCACTGAATAA
- a CDS encoding endonuclease/exonuclease/phosphatase family protein has translation MKKVVFSFLATLLWLAETVTAQRINVATYNMRNDNNKEDSLRGDGWGQRFPVIASLIRFHDFDIFGTQECLYHQLVNVKDSLPGYDFIGIGRDDGKRAGEHAAIFYKTGRFQLLGHGDFWLSAVTDRPNKGWDAVLPRICSWGQFKDKKTGFVFYFFNLHMDHVGVVARAESAKLVLAKVKEIAGNKPALLTGDFNVDQHSESYGVIHNSGVMKDAYEVTAVRYALNGTFNSFKSDSKTDSRIDHIFLTKQFKVSRYGILTDTYRSKRPEEVAADAANFPKEVKLSKYIAREPSDHFPVMAVLEYGK, from the coding sequence ATGAAGAAAGTTGTTTTCTCATTTTTGGCGACGTTGTTGTGGCTGGCGGAAACGGTAACGGCTCAACGGATAAACGTGGCCACCTACAATATGCGCAACGACAATAACAAAGAAGATTCATTGCGCGGAGACGGCTGGGGACAAAGGTTTCCAGTAATTGCCTCCCTGATCAGGTTTCATGACTTTGATATCTTCGGCACGCAGGAATGTTTGTACCATCAGTTGGTGAACGTCAAAGACAGCCTGCCTGGATACGATTTTATTGGCATTGGTCGTGATGATGGAAAACGTGCCGGTGAACATGCTGCGATCTTCTATAAAACAGGTCGTTTCCAGTTGCTGGGTCATGGCGATTTCTGGCTGTCTGCCGTTACCGACAGACCCAATAAAGGCTGGGATGCGGTACTGCCGCGGATTTGTTCCTGGGGGCAGTTTAAGGATAAAAAGACAGGCTTTGTGTTTTATTTCTTTAACCTGCATATGGACCATGTGGGCGTGGTAGCACGCGCCGAAAGCGCGAAGCTGGTGCTGGCCAAGGTGAAGGAAATTGCGGGCAATAAGCCAGCGTTGCTGACAGGCGATTTTAACGTGGACCAGCATAGCGAGTCTTATGGCGTTATCCACAACTCCGGTGTGATGAAGGATGCCTACGAGGTGACGGCAGTACGCTACGCGCTGAACGGAACATTCAATTCATTTAAAAGCGACAGCAAGACAGACAGCCGTATCGATCATATCTTCCTGACAAAACAGTTTAAGGTCAGCCGGTATGGCATACTCACGGACACTTATCGCAGTAAGCGTCCGGAAGAAGTTGCGGCAGATGCTGCTAATTTTCCCAAAGAGGTGAAGCTCTCGAAATACATTGCCAGAGAGCCATCAGACCATTTTCCGGTGATGGCCGTGCTGGAGTACGGAAAATAA